One window of Acropora palmata chromosome 1, jaAcrPala1.3, whole genome shotgun sequence genomic DNA carries:
- the LOC141877781 gene encoding protein ABHD8-like, which translates to MCGAFRGRDLNRISPVTDLPSEKIEIRKDRWLRVIHYKPHLSRSDSGFGREDIQSINSEHSVSSGHGLRDPEYEGMVAVFFIHGFGGSADLWYEQVKHFSQAGYEVLAPDLLGHGQSSAPRNSEDYTFSELCKDLLNLFDRYHKKSNVLVGHSYGASFCSVIASERDSLVSKMVLIAGGAPVPLVGTGPCDLLCLPTPVLYCIKPFCLGVFERRAYDRHMARSIRKKIKAFSAPIYVLKAVMAGQMWTEGDEAYHKKLMVPALLIYGSKDKLVTLEEELHMKEAIHGSLLEVIDNTGHMVMVERPTRVNTLIHNFLQQKATTRSSCHQSCDVSSEVHDGRPSDESSSLRNVTTLQEDVPVEGLNEQARRHSSGMSLGPHPEENTEDIGRDSRASLAVPKRRSSADEVKKFEISQQEGSEI; encoded by the exons ATGTGCGGCGCTTTCAGAGGACGAGATCTTAACAGAATTTCTCCCGTGACTGACCTTCCatcagaaaaaattgaaataagaAAAGATCGATGGCTGAGAGTCATCCATTACAAGCCTCATTTATCAAGATCCGATAGCGGTTTTGGTCGAGAAGACATTCAATCCATTAATTCTGAGCATTCTGTTTCTTCGGGTCATGGGCTCCGTGATCCAGAATACGAGGGAATGGTGGCCGTATTTTTTATTCATGGCTTTGGTGGGAGTGCGGATCTTTGGTATGAACAGGTGAAGCATTTCTCCCAAGCAGGATATGAGGTCTTGGCGCCTGATCTGTTAGGACATGGGCAAAGTTCAGCCCCAAGAAATTCTGAAGATTATACGTTTTCTGAACTATGCAAGGACTTGTTAAATTTATTTGATCGCTATCACAAGAAGAGTAATGTATTGGTGGGACATTCATATGG aGCTTCATTCTGCTCTGTCATTGCATCTGAGCGTGATAGTCTGGTATCCAAAATGGTCCTTATTGCTGGTGGTGCTCCTGTGCCTCTGGTTGGTACTGGTCCCTGTGATTTACTTTGTCTTCCGACTCCTGTGCTCTACTGCATCAAACCTTTTTGTTTGGGTGTCTTTGAAAG GAGAGCTTATGACAGACACATGGCTAGATCAATAAGGAAAAAGATTAAAGCCTTTAGTGCTCCAATATATGTGTTGAAAGCAGTAATGGCTGGACAG ATGTGGACAGAAGGTGATGAAGCTTACCATAAAAAACTTATGGTTCCTGCATTGCTAATTTATGGCTCTAAGGATAAACTTGTAACACTAGAAGAAGAACTACACATGAAGGAG GCCATCCACGGGTCATTATTGGAAGTTATTGACAATACAGGTCATATGGTTATGGTTGAGCGTCCAACAAG GGTTAATACATTGATACACAATTTTCTTCAACAAAAAGCTACCACAAGATCATCATGTCACCAATCATGTGATGTTTCCTCTGAAGTACATGATGGAAGACCCAGTGATGAAAGCTCATCCTTAAGAAATGTTACAACTCTCCAGGAAGATGTACCAGTGGAAGGTTTAAATGAACAAGCAAGGAGGCATTCAAGTGGGATGTCATTAGGACCTCATCCAGAGGAGAATACAGAAGATATTGGGAGGGACTCAAGAGCATCACTTGCTGTTCCAAAGAGGAGGAGCTCAGCTGATGAGGttaaaaagtttgaaatttcACAGCAAGAAGGATCAGAAATATGA
- the LOC141877773 gene encoding DNA-directed RNA polymerase III subunit RPC3-like: MSVQQKRLASLILKEHYGEVVEKVGCYLVAKGPRPLRDIIRETKLSRELVQKSLCCLIQHHFVSYEVNKKNVSLYNAWISNILLRARAPRYIYCAKCLFGYSGELIVDEILQHGSVEMSKVVTKVMSHLTEENIDFDESEVKSTFADLVMSHFLQRVRTETTDNTSTEDDMYSLPPGLTFQGQGVKRKRSIDDDGHPTKRQKTEAKSTAGDICSDIKDEGILWKTNFSRFHQEFIDEAIVSAVIKKVDKFAGDIVKAMLQLNELNRDPLSPTTQAVSLHEISQNLTIIPKMENAQVTQYLSLLSDEKENFVSKTGERGGGMYCINMQKCIDALCQNTVESVVQERFGSRCFRIFRLLLLKKHMEQKQIGELAMISSKDAKEFLYKLFAERFIAMQEIPRTSDYAPSRTFYLFSVELPQLSRMLIEKSYQALGNLMARRQTEVQENRRLVEKEERLEATINSLKAQHGEDTSAEAIEELRELIIPAEREQLKKLKLSLAKLEQSEIQVDETIFILSQYIAGN, from the exons ATGTCCGTCCAACAGAAGAGATTAGCATCTCTTATCTTAAAAGAACACTATGGAGAAGTTGTGGAAAAAGTTGGCTGCTATCTTGTGGCTAAAGGACCTCGTCCCTTGCGAGATATTATTCGAGAAACAAAGCTTAGCCGAGAGCTGGTTCAAAAGAGCTTATGTTGCCTTATACAGCaccattttgtttcatatGAAGTCAACAAAAAGAATGTTTCCTTGTACAATGCATGGATATCGAACATACTTCTTCGAGCGCGGGCTCCACGTTACATTTACTGcgccaaatgtttatttggtTACAGTGGCGAATTGATTGTAGACGAGATTTTACAACATGGATCCGTAGAAATGAGCAAAGTCGTCACGAAAGTGATGAGTCATTTAACCGAGGAAAACATTGATTTTGACGAATCTGAGGTGAAATCGACATTTGCTGATCTTGTGATGAGTCACTTTCTTCAAAGAGTGAGGACAGAAACTACGGACAATACTTCCACTGAAGATGACATGTACTCCTTACCTCCTGGTTTAACCTTCCAAG GACAGGGTGTCAAACGAAAAAGAAGCATTGATGATGATGGTCATCCAACCAAGAGACAAAAAACAGAAGCAAA ATCAACTGCTGGTGATATATGCTCT GACATAAAAGATGAAGGCATATTGTGgaaaaccaatttttcaaGGTTTCATCAGGAGTTTATTGATGAG GCTATAGTTTCTGCTGTCATAAAAAAGGTGGACAAG TTTGCAGGAGACATTGTCAAAGCAATGCTGCAGTTAAATGAGTTGAACAGAGATCCACTGTCACCTACAACACAGGCAGTGTCACTTCATGAA ATTTCACAAAACCTGACTATCATACCCAAGATGGAGAATGCCCAGGTTACTCAATATCTTTCACTGCTTAGTGATGAGAAG gAGAATTTTGTTTCGAAGACTGGAGAAAGAGGAGGGGGAATGTACTGCATTA ATATGCAAAAGTGCATTGATGCACTATGCCAAAACACTGTAGAATCTGTTGTCCAAGAAAG GTTTGGTTCTAGATGTTTTCGAATCTTTAGATTGCTTTTGCTCAAGAAACACATGGAACAAAAGCAG ATTGGTGAATTGGCTATGATTTCTTCCAAAGATGCCAAGGAGTTTTTGTACAAACTGTTTGCTGAGAGATTTATTGCTATGCAG GAGATCCCACGAACATCTGACTATGCACCATCCAGAACATTTTATCTGTTTTCAGTGGAACTTCCACAGCTGAGCAGAATGTTGATTGAAAAGTCATACCAG GCACTAGGAAATCTAATGGCAAGACGCCAAACTGAAGTTCAAGAAAATAG ACGTCTGGTGGAAAAGGAAGAGAGACTTGAAGCCACAATAAATTCATTGAAAGCACAGCATGGTGAAGACACATCGGCTGAGGCCATAGAAGAACTGCGGGAGCTCATAATACCAGCAGAAagagaacaactgaaaaagcTCAAGCTATCGCTGGCCAA ATTGGAACAAAGTGAAATACAAGTTgatgaaacaattttcattctGTCTCAGTACATCGCTGGGAACTAA